One Vallitalea pronyensis genomic region harbors:
- a CDS encoding carbohydrate ABC transporter permease translates to MKSTRLGKYHHLTIVIKYGVCALLLILSILPFWILIVNATRSTEQIQQGFSMVPSIYMGYNYDILTSKGFNIIRGFSNSLSISVSVTFLCLYFSALTAYGLVIYDFKGRKFIFALIAFILMVPAQISFIGFYQMVLRVGLTDNYIPLIFPAIASPATVFFLRQYLLATFPKDLVAAARIDGANEMKTFHRIAMPILKPALATMGIFTFVGSWNNFLTPLMLISTQEKYTLPMLVQLLKADIYRTELGGIYLGVTMTIIPLLIIYLILSKYIIAGVALGGVKE, encoded by the coding sequence ATGAAAAGTACTAGACTTGGTAAATACCATCATCTTACGATTGTTATTAAATATGGTGTCTGCGCCCTTTTGTTGATTCTCAGTATCTTGCCCTTTTGGATATTAATTGTGAATGCAACACGTTCAACAGAACAAATTCAACAAGGCTTTTCCATGGTGCCTAGTATTTATATGGGGTACAATTATGATATATTAACCTCAAAAGGCTTTAATATCATAAGAGGCTTTAGCAACAGTTTGAGCATTTCTGTTTCTGTCACATTTTTATGCTTATATTTTTCCGCTTTAACAGCCTATGGATTGGTAATCTATGATTTTAAAGGACGTAAATTCATATTTGCCTTAATCGCTTTTATCTTAATGGTACCTGCACAAATCAGCTTTATAGGGTTTTATCAGATGGTCTTAAGAGTTGGTTTGACAGATAATTATATACCCCTTATATTTCCAGCAATTGCTTCACCAGCGACGGTCTTTTTCCTACGGCAGTATTTGCTGGCGACTTTTCCAAAGGACTTGGTGGCTGCGGCTAGAATCGATGGGGCCAATGAAATGAAGACATTCCATCGTATTGCTATGCCTATCTTAAAACCAGCACTAGCGACCATGGGTATCTTTACATTTGTTGGTTCATGGAATAACTTCTTAACACCACTTATGCTCATCAGTACCCAAGAAAAATATACCTTGCCCATGCTTGTCCAGTTACTCAAAGCAGATATTTATCGAACGGAGCTAGGCGGTATCTACCTTGGTGTTACCATGACCATTATACCCCTATTAATCATCTATCTTATCCTATCTAAGTACATTATTGCAGGTGTTGCACTTGGAGGGGTTAAGGAATAA
- a CDS encoding carbohydrate ABC transporter permease, protein MNQENNVGVLRIKKTSKRMGKAKYSKYGYFFVAPFIIAFILFQLYPIIYTFVLSFTDLAGWETKLDFVGVKNYVAIVKNSHFIRALQNTWIIWVINFVPQIAIALMLAKWFTDTRIKLKGAGLFKTTFYMPNIITAASVAILFYTLFSYPVGPVNQILMKLNVLAEPFDFFRSKTGTRLIVAFIQFWMWYGSTFIVISAGILGINPSLFEAARIDGASSWQIFKKITLPLLRPITLYVLITSLVGGMQMFDIPFLLTNGAPDFAVETLTMYIYKQAFTGNRNFYVAATASIVLLVIVLLISLVIFKFMNRHNKEGVNK, encoded by the coding sequence ATGAATCAAGAAAATAATGTTGGTGTTTTAAGGATTAAGAAAACTTCAAAAAGAATGGGGAAAGCAAAGTACAGTAAATATGGCTATTTCTTTGTAGCTCCCTTCATTATTGCTTTTATACTATTTCAATTGTATCCAATTATTTATACATTTGTGCTTAGCTTTACGGATTTAGCAGGTTGGGAAACCAAATTGGATTTTGTTGGTGTGAAAAATTACGTAGCCATAGTAAAGAATTCACATTTTATTAGAGCTCTTCAAAACACATGGATTATTTGGGTTATCAATTTTGTACCTCAGATAGCCATTGCGTTGATGTTGGCAAAGTGGTTCACAGATACCCGAATCAAATTAAAAGGTGCGGGACTTTTTAAAACAACATTTTATATGCCTAACATTATAACAGCCGCATCTGTAGCTATTTTATTCTATACGTTATTTAGTTATCCAGTAGGTCCTGTTAATCAAATCTTAATGAAGCTCAATGTGTTAGCAGAGCCTTTTGATTTCTTTAGAAGTAAAACGGGCACAAGGCTCATTGTGGCATTTATCCAATTCTGGATGTGGTATGGCAGTACATTTATTGTGATTAGCGCAGGCATTCTCGGTATTAACCCATCACTATTCGAAGCGGCACGTATTGATGGTGCCAGCAGCTGGCAGATTTTTAAAAAGATTACATTGCCTCTTCTGAGACCTATTACCTTATATGTGTTAATCACATCTTTGGTAGGCGGTATGCAGATGTTTGATATACCGTTTTTATTAACCAATGGAGCACCTGATTTTGCAGTGGAGACCTTAACCATGTATATCTACAAGCAAGCCTTTACAGGTAACCGTAATTTCTATGTAGCGGCAACGGCATCCATTGTCCTATTGGTAATTGTTTTATTGATTAGTTTAGTCATCTTTAAGTTCATGAATCGTCATAACAAGGAGGGTGTGAATAAGTAA
- a CDS encoding sirohydrochlorin cobaltochelatase, producing MKKIIIMVVSLMMVLALTGCQGVNSKTDKKALLVVSFGSSFVENRVVSIDALEEELGATFSEYDAFNAFTSQMIIDIYKERDQVTYKNVEEQIEHIYKKGYGEVLVVPTHVINGEEYDQMNEALHPFKDKFEILNVSKPLLSSVEDYTRVIEAMMDEVPDVDEKTAVVLMGHGTHHDANSAYPALDYAFKHAGYPQVFIGTVEGSPSFEDVAKDIEQSGYEKVLLMPLMIVAGDHAYNDMAGDEEDSWKVMFKAKGYDVDYVLKGLGELSSIRELFVQHANEALVDEK from the coding sequence ATGAAGAAAATAATAATCATGGTAGTAAGTCTTATGATGGTATTAGCTTTAACAGGATGCCAGGGGGTCAATAGTAAAACAGATAAGAAAGCTTTATTAGTTGTGAGTTTTGGATCAAGTTTTGTTGAGAATCGGGTTGTAAGTATTGATGCCTTAGAAGAAGAATTGGGTGCCACATTCTCAGAGTATGATGCCTTTAACGCTTTTACATCCCAGATGATCATTGATATCTACAAAGAACGTGATCAAGTCACCTACAAAAATGTTGAAGAACAAATTGAGCATATCTATAAAAAAGGTTATGGAGAAGTTCTTGTGGTTCCCACCCATGTGATTAACGGTGAAGAATATGACCAGATGAATGAAGCGCTTCATCCATTTAAGGATAAATTTGAAATACTCAACGTCAGCAAACCTTTATTATCTAGTGTAGAGGATTATACACGGGTTATTGAAGCCATGATGGATGAAGTACCCGATGTGGATGAAAAGACAGCCGTTGTTCTTATGGGACACGGTACACATCATGATGCCAATAGCGCTTACCCAGCCCTTGATTATGCCTTCAAACATGCAGGTTATCCTCAAGTTTTTATTGGAACAGTAGAAGGGTCACCTTCTTTTGAAGATGTAGCAAAAGACATAGAGCAAAGCGGGTATGAGAAAGTATTATTGATGCCACTTATGATTGTAGCTGGTGATCATGCCTATAACGATATGGCTGGTGACGAAGAAGATAGCTGGAAAGTGATGTTTAAAGCCAAAGGATACGATGTGGATTACGTACTAAAAGGGCTAGGAGAACTTTCATCCATTAGAGAATTATTCGTTCAACATGCAAATGAAGCTTTGGTTGATGAAAAATAG
- a CDS encoding ABC transporter substrate-binding protein — protein sequence MKKILSILMVLTMVFSLAACGAKDTEPSGGGKTGNDKAGSDTTGKDTETSEPSGPAENKGKKLVVWTFTDEIEKMINEYYLRHNPDLGYEIEIVVIPNDQYQQKLDPVLGSGKSAPDVFALEAAFVKKYVNSDFTKDLKTLGIAPKADETLQYVLDTVTDESGSLKGMSWQATPGAFFYRRSLAKKYLGVSEPEEVQGLLSDFDQFYEAAKTVNDKSGGETKLVSSLGDLQNVFLASRENGWVVDNKFVIDPKAEELLEIGKKLESEGLTNQAEQWTESWFASMSNDQVMGYFLPTWGLHYVLKSNAVNANTGESTSGDWGMIQGPSPYFWGGTWLTVREGTKMEKAAVDLINYIALNKDFLTEYAKNSGDFLAHQSVVESIKDSYSEEFLAGQNHYAKFAEMAPSIDASILTGSDLDINNLFAEQLTAYSKGEKDKETALADFKAGVQSAFPNLDY from the coding sequence ATGAAGAAAATTCTAAGTATACTTATGGTGTTAACAATGGTGTTCAGTTTGGCAGCTTGTGGGGCAAAAGATACAGAACCTTCAGGCGGGGGTAAAACAGGAAATGATAAAGCAGGAAGTGATACAACAGGTAAAGACACAGAAACCAGTGAACCATCAGGCCCAGCAGAAAATAAAGGGAAAAAATTAGTGGTATGGACATTCACAGATGAAATCGAGAAAATGATCAATGAATACTATTTGCGACATAATCCTGACTTGGGTTATGAGATTGAAATTGTTGTGATACCCAATGACCAGTATCAGCAAAAATTAGACCCTGTATTAGGTTCAGGCAAATCAGCACCGGATGTTTTTGCTCTAGAAGCTGCCTTTGTAAAGAAATATGTTAACTCTGACTTTACAAAAGATTTAAAAACATTGGGTATTGCACCAAAAGCAGATGAAACACTTCAATATGTACTGGATACGGTTACAGATGAAAGTGGTTCATTAAAAGGCATGAGCTGGCAGGCTACCCCTGGTGCATTCTTCTATAGAAGAAGCTTAGCCAAGAAGTACCTTGGTGTCAGTGAGCCAGAGGAGGTTCAAGGGTTATTATCTGATTTTGATCAATTCTATGAAGCGGCTAAAACAGTCAATGACAAATCAGGTGGGGAAACAAAACTTGTGAGTAGTTTAGGGGATTTACAAAACGTATTTTTAGCTTCAAGAGAGAACGGCTGGGTTGTGGATAATAAGTTTGTTATCGACCCAAAAGCAGAAGAATTGTTAGAGATTGGTAAAAAGCTTGAAAGTGAGGGACTAACCAATCAAGCGGAGCAGTGGACTGAAAGCTGGTTTGCCTCCATGTCCAATGACCAAGTCATGGGTTATTTCTTGCCAACCTGGGGACTTCATTATGTGCTTAAGTCAAATGCAGTTAACGCCAACACAGGTGAGTCCACATCTGGCGATTGGGGTATGATTCAAGGGCCATCACCTTATTTCTGGGGCGGCACATGGTTAACGGTTCGTGAAGGTACCAAAATGGAGAAAGCGGCAGTTGATTTGATTAACTATATTGCTTTAAATAAAGATTTCTTAACAGAGTATGCAAAAAACAGTGGGGACTTTTTAGCCCATCAAAGTGTGGTGGAGTCCATCAAAGACAGTTATTCAGAAGAGTTCTTAGCAGGACAAAATCATTATGCTAAGTTTGCAGAAATGGCACCATCCATTGATGCATCCATATTGACAGGAAGCGATCTTGATATTAATAATCTATTTGCAGAACAACTAACAGCCTATTCAAAAGGTGAAAAAGATAAAGAGACTGCACTGGCAGATTTTAAAGCAGGTGTACAAAGTGCATTCCCTAATTTGGATTACTAG
- a CDS encoding bifunctional 3-deoxy-7-phosphoheptulonate synthase/chorismate mutase, giving the protein MEKIQALRQQVDEVNEHILQSLNARAALIKQIRELKDKVSSDYFDPEREEEMLRNIIEKNEGPLSGKMIGDIFNHIFKVNLEFMGISHEKLPLVSDINKVKFCTIKEMFNLEKEGPYIIAGPCAIESLEYAEKIAQLLKGNNIKFIRGGAYKPRTSPYDFQGLGKEGVKILSHVGKKHNLITVSEVVDGSEVESVAKHIDMIQIGARNMQNFELLKRAGASGKPILLKRGMSATIKEFIFAAEYIALQGNKKIILCERGIRTFENKTRNTLDISSIPIIKKETQLPIIVDISHSLGRKDIIQPIAKAALAVGADGLMVEVHPKPELALSDSRQQLDPEEFQELLGALEA; this is encoded by the coding sequence ATGGAAAAAATTCAAGCTTTGAGGCAACAAGTGGATGAAGTGAATGAACATATATTACAATCATTAAATGCTAGAGCAGCATTAATCAAGCAGATTAGAGAGCTAAAAGATAAAGTCAGTAGCGACTATTTTGACCCGGAGCGAGAAGAGGAAATGCTTAGAAACATCATTGAAAAGAACGAGGGACCATTATCTGGTAAAATGATTGGTGATATATTTAATCATATATTTAAGGTGAATCTGGAATTTATGGGCATCAGCCATGAAAAATTACCTCTAGTGAGTGATATCAACAAAGTAAAATTTTGTACCATAAAAGAAATGTTTAATCTTGAAAAAGAAGGACCCTATATTATTGCAGGTCCATGTGCCATAGAAAGCCTAGAATACGCTGAGAAAATAGCTCAACTATTAAAAGGTAATAACATAAAATTTATAAGAGGAGGAGCCTACAAGCCCCGCACATCACCATATGATTTTCAAGGTTTAGGCAAAGAGGGTGTGAAAATACTGTCTCATGTGGGTAAAAAGCATAATCTCATTACGGTATCAGAAGTTGTTGATGGAAGTGAGGTTGAATCGGTAGCCAAACATATTGATATGATACAGATTGGGGCAAGAAACATGCAGAATTTTGAATTGTTAAAACGTGCAGGTGCTTCAGGCAAACCCATTTTATTAAAAAGGGGTATGAGTGCCACCATTAAAGAATTCATATTTGCTGCAGAGTATATCGCTCTTCAAGGGAATAAAAAAATAATTCTTTGTGAACGGGGTATCAGAACGTTTGAAAACAAAACAAGAAATACATTGGATATTTCCAGCATTCCAATCATTAAGAAGGAGACACAGCTTCCCATTATTGTTGATATCAGCCATTCACTGGGAAGAAAAGACATTATACAACCCATTGCAAAAGCAGCTTTAGCTGTAGGGGCTGATGGCTTAATGGTAGAGGTTCATCCCAAACCAGAACTGGCATTATCCGATAGCCGGCAGCAGTTAGACCCTGAAGAATTTCAAGAACTGCTTGGAGCACTGGAAGCATGA